One Nocardioides dongkuii genomic window, TCGCGCTGGTCTCCGTGGGCGTCGAGGGCGCGGCCATCGTGCTGATCGCGATCATCCTCGTCCAGCAGCTCGAGGGGAACGTCCTCCAGCCGTGGCTCCAGTCGCGCGCGATGCAGCTCCACCCCGGCGTGGTGATCCTGGCGGTCACCGTCGGCTCGACGCTGTTCGGGATCGCCGGCGCGTTCCTCTCGGTCCCCGTCGCGGCGATGGTCGCGGTCGCGCTGCGCTACCTCTCCGCGCTGGCCGACCCGCCGGCGCCGATCACCCCGCCTGCCGATCCGGCAGACCCCGAGGAGAAGCCGGCGCCGGCCTGACCGCGGCTGCTCAGCGCGGTCGCGCCTGCCAGTCCGGCTGGGAGCCCCGGGTGAGGACGGTGCGGGCTGAGCCGTCGGCCCGGGCACGCACGATCACCGAGGTGCCGGACGCGGTGGTGCTCAGCGCGAGGAAGGCGCCGGACGGGGACGGGGCGCCACCGGTGTCGCCGGCCACCGACTGGAAGCCGGGGTAGACGATGTAGGTGGGCGCGTCCGTGTCCTCGCCGTACTCGCCCCGGTCCCGCTCGGTGTAGCCGAACTGGTTGCCCGGCCCCCAGAAGAGGTTGGTGTAGTCGACGTACCCGCAGCAGTCCCCGCCGGACTCGAGGACCATCCGCGACTCCCCCGTGGCGACGTAGTAGTGGTCGACGCGGAAGTCGAGGCGGCAGTCGGAGTCGGTGCGCACCGCGATCCGGGTGCCGTCGGGCGACCAGGCGAGGTACTGGTTGACCCGCACCGGCTGCATCTCCGCGTCGTCGCCTCCGCAGAAGCCACCGGTCTGGTCTCCCGTGATGACCCGCGGCGCGCCGTACGGCGCCGTCGACCGGATCGTCATCAGCTGGGACCAGCCGTCGGCTCCCGGCTCGGCGTAGGCGAGCCGCCGGCCGTCCGGGGACCACGTGGCGCCCGCGCTGGTGACGGCGCCCGAGGTCGTCACGCGCCGCTCGTCGCTGCCGTTCGCCGCCATCACCCAGACGTCGCGGCGCCCGCCCGCCTCGCGGATGAAGGCGATCCGCCGACCGTCGGGGGACCACGTCGGGCGCGAGCTGCGGCCGGTCGAGGTCAGCTGCCTGACGTCCCTGCCCGACTGGTCCATGGAGTAGACCTGGGTGCCGCGGACGAAGGCGATCCGTCCGTCCGTGCCCGGGTACGTCGCGTGCGCGGTGGTCGAGGTCGCGGCGAGGCCGACCAGGCACGTGAGGAACACGACCACCGACATCAGGGCGGCGGGTGCGGAGCGTGGGTTCATGGCCGAGTCCTGTCCGAGAGAGGATGGGACGACTCACGCTAGGCAGCGCAGCACGGAGCGGCATCGCTCGCACTGGGTAACCAGGGGCCGGTCAGGACAGCCGGGCCACCGCGGCGTCGACCCGCTCGTCGGTGGCGGTGAAGGCCACCCGCACGTGCCGCGAGCCCGCGGCGCCGTAGAACGCGCCGGGGGCGACCAGGATGCCGCGGTCGGCCAGGGCCGCGACGGTCTCCCAGCAGTCCTCGTCGCGGGTCGCCCAGAGGTACAGCGAGGCCTCGGAGTGGTCGACGCGGAAGCCAGCGCCCTCCAGCGCCGTGCGCAGCCGGGCCCGCCGGGCGGCGTACCGCGCGTGCTGCTCCAGCGCGTGCTCGTCGTCGTCGAGCGCCGCCTTCATCGCCACCTGCTGCGGCCCGGGCATCTGCAGCCCGAGGTTCTTGCGCACGGCGAGCAGCTCGCCCACCAGCGCGGGGTCGCCCGCGACGAACGCGCAGCGGTAGCCCGCGAGGTTGGAGCGCTTCGACAGCGAGTGCACGGCGAGGATCCCCTCGTGCGAGCCGCCGCAGACGTCGGGGTGCAGCACCGAGACCGGCGAGGCCTCCCAGGCGCACTCGAGGTAGCACTCGTCGGAGACCAGGACGGTGCCGCGCTCGCGGCACCAGTCGACCACCTTGCGCAGGTGCTCGGGCGGCAGCACCCGACCGGTCGGGTTGGACGGGGAGTTCAGCCACAGCAGCGCCGGGACCTCGGGGCCGAAGGAGGTCAGCGAGTCGGTCGCGACGGACCGGGCCCCCGCGAGCGCCGCGCCCACCTCGTACGTCGGGTAGGCCAGCTCCGGGTAGCCGATCAGGTCACCGGCCCCCAGGCCGAGGTGCACCGCCAGCGAGCCGATCAGCTCCTTGGACCCGATCACCGGGAGCACCTGGTCCAGGCCGAGCCCGGTCACGCCGTGCCGTCGCTCCAGCCAGTCGATGCAGGCCTGGCGCAGGTCGACGCGGCCGATGGTGACCGGGTAGCCCGGGGAGTCCGCGGCGCCGCGGAGCGCCTGCTGGGCCACCTCGGGCGTCGGGTCGACGGGCGTGCCGACCGAGAGGTCGACAGCGCCGTCGGGGTGGGCGCGCGCCCGCTCGGCGTACGCCGTCAGGTGGTCCCACGGGAAGTCGGGGAGCCGTGCGGAGACGGCGCCCCGCCGGGTGCCGGTCAGTGGTCGTGCTCCTGCGGGGGCAGCGCCGCGACCAGCGGGTGGTCCTTGTCGATCTCACCCATCTTGGCCGCGCCGCCCGGGGAGCCGAGGTCGTCGAAGAAGTGCACGTTGGCGTCGTAGAACTCCTTGGCCTCCTCCGGCACGTCGTCCTCGTAGAAGATCGCCTCGACGGGGCACACCGGCTCGCAGGCGCCGCAGTCCACGCACTCGTCGGGGTGGATGTACAGCATCCGCTTGCCCTCGTAGATGCAGTCGACGGGGCACTCATCGACGCACGCGCGGTCCTTGAGGTCGACGCAAGGCTGAGAGATGACGTACGTCACCGGGGTCCTCCTGGGGCGCGCCTCGGGAGCGCAGATCGGGTGGGTGAGCTACCCACAGCCTAGTATCCCGCCGTGGCTTCCGGAGGTGTACCCCGTGACGACCACCATGTGGGCGGGGAGTCGGGCGAAGAGTCGGGCGGAGAGGCGGGCGTGGGCCGGCACCTGCTCGGCCCGCACGTCGTGGGCCGGCGCGTCGTCGTGCGGCGGCTGGTCCGCGGCGAGACCGGGCCCTCCGGCGGCCCGGCGATGACCGACCTGCTCGGCACCTGCACCGCGTGGGACGCCACCGGCTGCGTGGTGCAGCCCGAGTCCGGCGACCCCGTGCGGATCCCGCTGGCCGACATCGTCTCCGGCAAGCCGGTCCCGCCCAGACCCTCAGTGCGCCACCGCGTGCCGCCGGTGGAGGCGCAGACCCGCGCGCTGGCGCTCTGGCCCGACCTCGAGACCCAGCCGCTCGGGGCCTGGCTGCTGCGCCACTCCCCCTCGTCCCCGGCGCGCCGGGCGAACTCGGTGCTGGCCTTCGGCCCCTCCGGCGTGCCCGACGACCTCGACCGGGTCGTGGACTTCTACGCCGCGCGCACCGGCCGCCCGATCGCCGCCGTCCTGTCCGGCTCGGCCGAGGAGGAGCTGTTCCGCGGCCGCGGCTGGGGGCCGGAGTCCGGCGACGCCGACACCGTCTTCCAGGTCGCCGGGGTCGCCCGCACCCGGCGGCTGCTCGGCGCCCGCGGGATCGGGGCGGACGCCGCCCCGGAGGTCGTCGTCGAGGAGGACGGCGACCTGGCCACCGCGCGCATCGGCGACCGGGCGTCCGCGGTCGCGGCGTACGACCGCGACTGGGTGGGGTTCCGCGGGCTGCACGTGGCCCCCGAGCACCGGCGGCAGGGCCTCGGGCTGCGGGTGATGGCGGCGCTGCTCGAGTGGGGCGCCGAGCGCGGGGCCACCACGGCGTACCTCCAGGTGCTGAGCGAGAACGCCCCGGCCCTGGCGCTGTACGACGGGCTCGGCTTCACCGAGCACCACCGGTACTGCTACCTGGCCGCGCCCTAGTCGCGCCCAGCCGCTACTTGCAGATCACCTGGTCGCTCGGGGTGTAGGTGGTGTGGAACTTCTCCCGGCGGACGACCTCGTCGTCCCCGGGCTTGCGGAAGATCCGCCACACGTCGACGTCGAAGCCGCCGTACCCGGAGTTGGGGTAGCAGTCCGGCGTGCTGAGCGTGCGGGTGCCGGGCGAGGTGAAGTTGTAGCGGTCCGAGGTGGTGGTGTCGATGTCCCAGTGCTTGGTGGACCACATCGTGACCCGGGCGGTGCCCTGCGAGCGGCCGGCGCTGGGGATCACCTCGGCCTCGATCAGCACGCCGTACGGCGTGTCGTTGCGGAAGCGGAGGTCGACCGCGCCCCAGGCGACCGTCGCCTCGCGCCCGACCGGGTAGCGGTCGATGTAGAACGAGTGCGGCTTGTGCTCGACGTCCTCGAGGCCCGCGAAGAATGCGGCGTTGAACAGCGTGGTGGCCATCTGGGAGACGCCGCCGCCGAGGTCCTCCTTGAAGATGCCGTCGCTGATGATGGTGCCGGCGGTGAAGCCGTTCTCGATGGTCCGCTCCCCCACGGTGTCGTTGAGGGAGAAGGTCTCGCCGGGCTTCAGCACGGTGCCGTTGACGATCTCGGCGGCGCGGCCGATGTTGGTGTCGCGGTACGACGCGGGCGGGTAGTAGGTCGTGAAGCTGGAGACCTGCTCGCGGATCTTCAGCGCGCGGGCGTCCTCGGTGGTGAACTCCGGCTCCGCGACCCTCGCCTGCACCTCCAGCTCGCGCTCGCCCGAGGGGCGGGTGACCAGGCTCAGGAAGGCGTCGGCGACGTCGGCGGGGTCGTAGGCGACGCCGGGCTTGCCCGGCACCACCTTCGGCTTGCCGTTCACCAGGGCGACCGACGCGTCGACGGGCGCGCCCTTGTCGGCGACCACGTCGTCGACCAGCCGGGCGAGCTCCTCCTCGTCGAGGTCGGGCACCAGCTCGCCGCCCTCCGCGCGGACGCCGAGGGCCGGGCCGAAGTCGCCGGGCGCCAGGGTGACCGGGGAGCCGTCGAAGACCAGCGTCACGGGGCCGGAGAGCGCGGGGTTGGCGAACTCGTCGAGCGCCGCCTGCACGTCCTTCTCGTCGATCTCCGGCGCGGTCCGGCGCAGGGTGAGCTCGACGGTCGGCTCGTCGGTGAGGTACGCCGCCTCGAGCGCGCGGACGGCCTCCTCGCGGTCGATCTGCTCGCCGGCGCGCGGCTCGACGGTGCGCACCGACGACCCCTCGAAGACCAGGTCGCCGTCGCGCGGCGGCGTACCGGCCTGCTCGCCGAGGCGGTCCACGAGCTTGTCCACCGCGGCCTCGTCGACCTCGACGACGGCGTCGAGGTCCTGGCCGCCGGTGAAGTAGTCCCAGAGCCGGCGCGGGTTCCAGCTGCGCTCGCCCCCGGCCGCGTCCACCGAGGCGGCGAGGTCGACCGACAGCCCGGCCTCGCGGGGTCGGACCTGCTCGGTCACGTCCCCGGCCGTGACGGTGATCGTGCGGTTGCGCCGCTTCGCGAGCCCGTCCTCGAGCGCGGCCAGCGCGTCGGCGCGGGAGCGGCCGCCGATGTCGACGCTGGCGACCTCGGTGCCGCGGGGCACCTTGTCACCGGCCACGGCGTACGCCGCCGCCCAGCCGCCGGCGACGAGCAGGGCCAGTCCAAGGACGACGAGGAGGACGACGCGGCCACCTGCTCGGTCGCGTTTGTCAGTCGTCACGCGCTCATTCTAGGGACCGGGTGACACCGGCCTGGGGGTCCCCCGCCTCGGCAGGGTCAGGACCGCCGCCACCAGCAGGGCGAGGCCGGCGGCCACCAGCGCGTATCCCGCGGGGCCCGCGGTGACCAGGTAGTCCCCCTCCGGGCGGCGCGAGGCCAGCAGGGCGAGCGCCGCGACCCAGCCCAGCACGAAGGCGACCCGGGTCGTCCAGCCGGGCGGCAGGGCGACGGTGGTGGCCACCGTGGCGACCAGCCCCAGCAGCAGGCCCCACCAGCGCTGGTGCAGCGCCACGGCCGAGAGGGAGGTGAGGGCGCCGACGGCGAGCGCCGCGAGGGCGACGAGCGCCCGCGCCACTAGAGGCCGGCGAAGAGGTCGGTCTCGAGACCGTTCTCGTCCAGCTCTCCCCGCTCCCCCTTCGCGATCCGGTAGTACTCGACGCCCCAGGCGGTGGCGCCCACGTTGTTGCTCAGCGCGAAGAACGGGCCGTCGGTGGTGATCTGGGTGGCGTGCGCGGCCAGCGCGGCCATCTTGGCGTCGACGAAGTCGGTGGCGTCGATGCCGGCGGCGAGCTGGTCGTCGGGGGTGACGAAGTGCGGCAGCGGGCCGTCGGGGTCCATGCCCTCGAAGCTCGTGGAGTCGCCGGAGTCGCGCAGCACCCGCAGGCCCTCGCGCATCCGGGACTCCGACATCGCGCCCCAGTAGACCTTCGGGACGTCCCAGTGCTCGCCGAGGTCGAGCCGGTACGACGGCACGGCGGCCAGCGCCACGGCGTACGTCGCGACCCGGTGGGCCTGGATGTGGTCGGGGTGGCCGTAGCCGCCGAACTGGTCGTAGGTGACCAGCACCTGCGGGCGCACCTCGCGGATCACCGCGACCAGGTGGTCGGCCGCCTCGGTGAGGTCGGCGTGCCAGAAGGCGTTGGCGTGGACCTCGTCGGCGGCGACCGCGTGGCCGTCCTCGTGCCACTTCATGCCGGAGTCGCGGTAGGTGCCGAACCCGCCGAGGAAGCGGTGGTCGGTCACCCCCAGCGCCTTCATCGCGGCCGCGAGCTCGCCGCGGCGGTGCTCGCCGAGCCCGCCGTCGCGGTCGTCGGCGAGGTGCTCGAGCTCGGGCACCAGGATCTCGCCCATCTCGCCGGCGGTGCAGGTGACCAGCGTGACCCCGCGGCCCTCCGCGACGTACTTCGCCATCGTGGCGCCCTGGCCGATGGACTCGTCGTCGGGGTGGGCGTGGACGAGCAGGAGGCGCTGGTCGGCGGTCATGGCTCGATCCTAGTGATCGGGGTGGCCCCGATGAGCCCGGCGCGGCTGCGTCGGGAGCGGCGCCGGGGGCGGTGCCGCGGCCGGGGGGCTCGGGACGTGCGGCTCCTGGTCGAGCCAGCCGTCGAGCTCGTCGACGAGGAGCTCGAGCACCATCTCCGGGGCGTCGGAGAGCACCGCCCACGGGTGGTCCTCGTCGTCGTCCTCCCCCGCGAGCCGCTCGCGCTCGACCTCCGCGACCCAGCCGTCCGCGCCCAGCCGCGCGGCGGCGGCGTGGGCGTCGTCCTCGTCGAAGAAGATCGCGCGCGGGCCCCGGGCCCGGGCGAGCGCCTCGCGCAGCAGCACCGCGACCTCGGGCAGGAACGGCCGGTCGGGGTCGGCCCAGTCGACGTCGCCGAGCTCGTCGGGGCCCAGCCAGCGCACCTCGTCGTGCTCGGTCGGCGCGAGCGGCGCCTCGTCGACGAGGCGGGCGGCCGCGACCGAGAGCACCCAGCCACCCTCGATCGGGACCCGCGGGCCGAGCCACGCGCCGACCCGCACGGTGACGCCGAGCTCCTCCTCGAGCTCGCGCACCAACGCGTCCTCCGGCGACTCCCCCGGCTCGACCTTGCCCCCGGGGAGCTCCCAGCGTCCGGCGAGAGCCGGGGGCGCCGTACGCCGGGCCGCCAGGACCTTGCCGCCGCGCAGGATCGCCGCGCCCACCACCGGCTTCATGATTGCTTCACGAGCGCTGAGGTTACGGGGCGGCCATGTCCGCGACGACCGGTGTGCACCTGACCAGGACCGACGAGAACGTCGCGGAGATCGACGCGCTCGCCTCTTCCCTCAGCGGACGGGTCGGGCTCGCGGGCGTGCTGGCCGACCTCGACCGGCGGGCGCGGCGTACCTGGGCGCCCGGCCGCGCCGTACGACGGGCGCTGACGTGGGAGGACCGCGACCGGCGCGACCACGAGTGGTGGCCGCAGGGGATCACGTCGTCCGCCGAGGCCGGCGAGCCCGACGCGTCCGGTCGGCTGCTGGTGGTGAGCTGGTACGCCAAGCACGCCGGCGGCTCGCGGATCACGGTGCTCGACCTCGACCGTCGGCGCTACCAGCACGTGCTGCTGGTCGAGCCGACCCTGGACGCCGACGGCACCCCCGGCGTACGACCGTTGAAGGTGCACGCCGGTGGCCTGGTCTGGCACGGGCCGTACCTCCACGTCGCGGCCACCGGTCGCGGCCTGGTCACCTGCCGCCTCGACGACATCATGCGGGTGCCCGACGGGGCGCCGTACGAGACCTTCGGGCACCGGTACGTGCTGCCCGTCCGCTTCGCCTACCGCGCCGGGACCGCCGAGGGCCACGAGAAGCTGCGCTACTCGTTCGTCTCGCTGGAGCGGTCGGAGCCCGCGCTCGTGGTGGGCGAGTACGGCGGCGGCTCGCAGACCCGCCGGCTCGCGCGCTACCCCGTCGACCCGGACTCCCTGCTGCTCGCCGCCGACGAGGACCGCGCGTCGTACCCCCCCCACCTCGACGAGGGCGGCGTGGCGCGGACCCAGGGCGCCGTCGTCGTCGACGGCCGCTACTACCTCACCCGCTCGCACGGGCCGTGGACGCCGGGGTCGGTGTACGTCGGCCGGCCCGGCGCGTTCCGCCGCCACCGCTGGGCCGCCCCGATGGGGCCCGAGGACCTCACCTGGTGGCCGTCGGACGACCTGCTCTGGTCGGTGAGCGAGCACCCCGGCCGGCGCTGGGTCTACGCGATGCCGCGGCGGCTCTTCGACTGAGCCCCCTCCTGGCGCTCAGGCGCCGCCGTTGTCACCGCCGAGCGACCCCGGCGCCTCCGGGTCCGTGACGCCCACGTGCCGGCCGGTGCGGATCTCCTCCGCCACCTCCGCGAACCACCGCTCGTCGCCCTCCAGGCCGCGCGAGGACATCTCGCCCCGCAGCCGGTCCTCGACGTCGATCGCGGAGTCCCGCGCGTACGACGTCGCCACCGCGTCCACCGCGTCCTGGGTCGCCGCGTCGATCTGTCGGCCGCTGTCGTCGGGCTCCGAGGTGCTCACGGACGCCCCGTACCCAGCCAGCTCGGCCACGATCCTGCTGCGGAGCTCGTCGTGGCGGGGCGCGAGCGCCGACTCGTCGCCGTAGAACTCCTGCGGGTCGTAGCGCCAGACGGGCTGCCCGCGACGGTCCTCCGGCTCCCACTCGTAGCGCGCGAACAGGTGCGCATGCAGGTAGGCGTCGGTGTTGCCGAGGATCTCGTAGTTCATCCGCCGGAACCCCGGGTCGAGCGCCCGGCAGGCCGTCTCGACCGCCTGGCCGAGCGTGTCCATGCTGTCGAGGAACTCCAGGCGCTGCCGCTTCGGCAGGTCCGTCAGCCGGTCCACCGCGGGGTCGTCGACCAGGAGGACGCAGTACCCGGGCAGGAACTGCGTGTCCCCGATGACGGCGTAGGACTGCGGCATCCGGGCCAGCACCGTCGGGTTGGTCCCGGCGCGAGCGGCACCGATGCGGTCGGCCTTCCAGGCATCAGGATCGGACATGCCGACGATCCAACACGAGCACCGGCACCCGAGCAGCGCCCGCGGCCGGTGGTCGAGCACCGGTGGTCGAGCAGCGAAGGCGCTCTGCGCCTGAGCGTTGTCGAGACCCGGTGACCTGACAGGCAACCGCGACCACCGAAAAAGTCCTCCACAGATCTCATTCCAGACCTGTTGTTCGAACCTCTGTTCGAATAGAATAAGGGCATGACCACCGCCCCCGCCCTCGACACCGCAGCCGACGTGCTGTCGCGGGTGCGCGAGCGTCGGCAGGTCGAGCACCAGGCCGCTGCTGACCTGCTCGCCGCGGCGGTGGCGTGGGCGGGGATCCACTCCGTCGACGAGCGCGACTCCTACCTGGCGGCGGTGGTGCCCGGCACCGAGGGCGAGCTCATGGTCGCCGGACCCGGTGCCCCGCTGGTGGCGGAGTTCTCGGTGTGTGAGTTCGCCGCCGCGATGGGCATCACGACTGACGCCGGCGCCTGCTACCTCGGCGAGGCCGTCGAGCTCGCCCACCGGCTCCGCCGGGTCTGGACCCGGGTCCAGTCCGGGGACCTCCCGGCGTGGAAGGCCCGCCGGATCGCGCAACAGACCATCTCGCTGCCCCTGGACGGTGCGGAGTACGTCGACCGGCACGTCGCGCCGGTGGCGCACAAGATCGGCATCGCGGCCCTGGACCGGCTGATCGAGGAGGCCCGGGTGCGGTTCGACCCCGACGAAGCCCGCGAACGCCGGTTGGCTGCTGCGGACGGTCGCCGGTTCGACATCGACACCCGCCAGCTCTCCTACGACGGCACCATCAGCGTCGAAGGCGTCCTCGACCTTGGTGATGCGATCGACCTCGACGCCGCGGTGACGCGCGGTGCCGCACAGTTGGCGGACCTCGGGTCAGACCTGTCGTTGGACGTGCGGCGCTCGATGGCCGCTGGTGACCTGGCCCGACGCCAGCTCGCACTCGAGCTGAACACCGAACAGCCCGAGGAGACCGGCAAGAAGCGGTCCAGGCGGACCATGCCTCGGCAGGTGGTGCTGCACGCCCACCTCGCCGCCGCCGCGATCACCGGCACCGGCGGCACCAGCGAGTCAGGCGACCTGTACCTGGCGCGGATCGAGAACACCCGCTCCTTCATCGACGTCGACCAGGTCAAGGCCTGGTGCGCCAACCCCGACACCCAAGTCATCGTCAAGCCCGTCATCGACCTCACCGACCACATCGCCACCGGTGCCTACGAGGTCCCCGACCGACTCCG contains:
- a CDS encoding GNAT family N-acetyltransferase; protein product: MASGGVPRDDHHVGGESGEESGGEAGVGRHLLGPHVVGRRVVVRRLVRGETGPSGGPAMTDLLGTCTAWDATGCVVQPESGDPVRIPLADIVSGKPVPPRPSVRHRVPPVEAQTRALALWPDLETQPLGAWLLRHSPSSPARRANSVLAFGPSGVPDDLDRVVDFYAARTGRPIAAVLSGSAEEELFRGRGWGPESGDADTVFQVAGVARTRRLLGARGIGADAAPEVVVEEDGDLATARIGDRASAVAAYDRDWVGFRGLHVAPEHRRQGLGLRVMAALLEWGAERGATTAYLQVLSENAPALALYDGLGFTEHHRYCYLAAP
- a CDS encoding HIT family protein, translated to MSDPDAWKADRIGAARAGTNPTVLARMPQSYAVIGDTQFLPGYCVLLVDDPAVDRLTDLPKRQRLEFLDSMDTLGQAVETACRALDPGFRRMNYEILGNTDAYLHAHLFARYEWEPEDRRGQPVWRYDPQEFYGDESALAPRHDELRSRIVAELAGYGASVSTSEPDDSGRQIDAATQDAVDAVATSYARDSAIDVEDRLRGEMSSRGLEGDERWFAEVAEEIRTGRHVGVTDPEAPGSLGGDNGGA
- a CDS encoding HNH endonuclease, with protein sequence MTTAPALDTAADVLSRVRERRQVEHQAAADLLAAAVAWAGIHSVDERDSYLAAVVPGTEGELMVAGPGAPLVAEFSVCEFAAAMGITTDAGACYLGEAVELAHRLRRVWTRVQSGDLPAWKARRIAQQTISLPLDGAEYVDRHVAPVAHKIGIAALDRLIEEARVRFDPDEARERRLAAADGRRFDIDTRQLSYDGTISVEGVLDLGDAIDLDAAVTRGAAQLADLGSDLSLDVRRSMAAGDLARRQLALELNTEQPEETGKKRSRRTMPRQVVLHAHLAAAAITGTGGTSESGDLYLARIENTRSFIDVDQVKAWCANPDTQVIVKPVIDLTDHIATGAYEVPDRLRERQVLLHHTCVFPWCTRPGRKADCDHVTAASQGGTTCSCNTAPLCRRHHRVKTHGRWTYTALDETTFRWRSPHGLIFIRDHTGTQADPTET
- a CDS encoding TolB family protein, whose amino-acid sequence is MNPRSAPAALMSVVVFLTCLVGLAATSTTAHATYPGTDGRIAFVRGTQVYSMDQSGRDVRQLTSTGRSSRPTWSPDGRRIAFIREAGGRRDVWVMAANGSDERRVTTSGAVTSAGATWSPDGRRLAYAEPGADGWSQLMTIRSTAPYGAPRVITGDQTGGFCGGDDAEMQPVRVNQYLAWSPDGTRIAVRTDSDCRLDFRVDHYYVATGESRMVLESGGDCCGYVDYTNLFWGPGNQFGYTERDRGEYGEDTDAPTYIVYPGFQSVAGDTGGAPSPSGAFLALSTTASGTSVIVRARADGSARTVLTRGSQPDWQARPR
- a CDS encoding (deoxy)nucleoside triphosphate pyrophosphohydrolase, with product MKPVVGAAILRGGKVLAARRTAPPALAGRWELPGGKVEPGESPEDALVRELEEELGVTVRVGAWLGPRVPIEGGWVLSVAAARLVDEAPLAPTEHDEVRWLGPDELGDVDWADPDRPFLPEVAVLLREALARARGPRAIFFDEDDAHAAAARLGADGWVAEVERERLAGEDDDEDHPWAVLSDAPEMVLELLVDELDGWLDQEPHVPSPPAAAPPPAPLPTQPRRAHRGHPDH
- the dapC gene encoding succinyldiaminopimelate transaminase; this translates as MTGTRRGAVSARLPDFPWDHLTAYAERARAHPDGAVDLSVGTPVDPTPEVAQQALRGAADSPGYPVTIGRVDLRQACIDWLERRHGVTGLGLDQVLPVIGSKELIGSLAVHLGLGAGDLIGYPELAYPTYEVGAALAGARSVATDSLTSFGPEVPALLWLNSPSNPTGRVLPPEHLRKVVDWCRERGTVLVSDECYLECAWEASPVSVLHPDVCGGSHEGILAVHSLSKRSNLAGYRCAFVAGDPALVGELLAVRKNLGLQMPGPQQVAMKAALDDDEHALEQHARYAARRARLRTALEGAGFRVDHSEASLYLWATRDEDCWETVAALADRGILVAPGAFYGAAGSRHVRVAFTATDERVDAAVARLS
- the mshB gene encoding N-acetyl-1-D-myo-inositol-2-amino-2-deoxy-alpha-D-glucopyranoside deacetylase is translated as MTADQRLLLVHAHPDDESIGQGATMAKYVAEGRGVTLVTCTAGEMGEILVPELEHLADDRDGGLGEHRRGELAAAMKALGVTDHRFLGGFGTYRDSGMKWHEDGHAVAADEVHANAFWHADLTEAADHLVAVIREVRPQVLVTYDQFGGYGHPDHIQAHRVATYAVALAAVPSYRLDLGEHWDVPKVYWGAMSESRMREGLRVLRDSGDSTSFEGMDPDGPLPHFVTPDDQLAAGIDATDFVDAKMAALAAHATQITTDGPFFALSNNVGATAWGVEYYRIAKGERGELDENGLETDLFAGL
- the fdxA gene encoding ferredoxin, which gives rise to MTYVISQPCVDLKDRACVDECPVDCIYEGKRMLYIHPDECVDCGACEPVCPVEAIFYEDDVPEEAKEFYDANVHFFDDLGSPGGAAKMGEIDKDHPLVAALPPQEHDH
- a CDS encoding VanW family protein; amino-acid sequence: MTTDKRDRAGGRVVLLVVLGLALLVAGGWAAAYAVAGDKVPRGTEVASVDIGGRSRADALAALEDGLAKRRNRTITVTAGDVTEQVRPREAGLSVDLAASVDAAGGERSWNPRRLWDYFTGGQDLDAVVEVDEAAVDKLVDRLGEQAGTPPRDGDLVFEGSSVRTVEPRAGEQIDREEAVRALEAAYLTDEPTVELTLRRTAPEIDEKDVQAALDEFANPALSGPVTLVFDGSPVTLAPGDFGPALGVRAEGGELVPDLDEEELARLVDDVVADKGAPVDASVALVNGKPKVVPGKPGVAYDPADVADAFLSLVTRPSGERELEVQARVAEPEFTTEDARALKIREQVSSFTTYYPPASYRDTNIGRAAEIVNGTVLKPGETFSLNDTVGERTIENGFTAGTIISDGIFKEDLGGGVSQMATTLFNAAFFAGLEDVEHKPHSFYIDRYPVGREATVAWGAVDLRFRNDTPYGVLIEAEVIPSAGRSQGTARVTMWSTKHWDIDTTTSDRYNFTSPGTRTLSTPDCYPNSGYGGFDVDVWRIFRKPGDDEVVRREKFHTTYTPSDQVICK